The following nucleotide sequence is from Pseudonocardia sp. C8.
GGGTGCCGCGAACCCGCGTTCCGCAAGGGAGAGGAGATGCCCGTGCCCGCCACTGCGAAGGGCCCTGCAGAGGGTGCAGACGTGCAGGACAAGCCGTCCGGTGAGGACCTGCTGATCCAGGAGGGCGATGTCGCAGGCGACTACCTGGAGCGCCTGCTCGACATCCTGGACTACGACGGCGACATCGATCTCGACGTCGAGGGCGGCCGTGCCGTCGTCAGCATCGAGGGCAGTGAGAACGACGCGGACCTGCAGAAGCTGGTCGGTGAGAAGGGCGCCGTCCTGGAGAGCCTGCAGGAGCTGGCCCGGCTCGCCGTCCAGCAGCAGCTCGGCTCCCGCAGCCGGCTGATGCTGGACATCGGGGGCTGGCGGCGGCGTCGCCGGGACGAGCTCACCGAGCTCGGGTTGGAGACGGCCAAGGAGGTCAAGGCCTCCGGCGAGGCGGTCCGGCTCCGTCCGATGACGCCGTTCGAGCGCAAGGTCGTCCACGACGCCGTCGCGACGGTGAAGGGCGTGGTGAGCGAGAGCGAGGGCGAGGAGCCGCGCCGCCAGGTCGTCGTGCACAAGAAGTGAGCGGCCCCGACCAGCTCCCGACCCCGGAGGTCGCGCGGAAGGTCTTCGGCGAGCGGACCGAGCCGGCCGCCCGCTACGTCGAGCACCTCGCGACCTCCGGGATCGAGCGCGGCCTCATCGGGCCGCGCGAGCGGGACCGTCTGTGGGACCGGCACGTCCTCAACTGCGCGGTGCTCGCCGAGGTGGTACCGCCCGACGCGAAGGTCGTCGATGTCGGCTCGGGCGCGGGCCTGCCCGGGATACCGTTGGCCCTGGCCCGCCCGGACCTGCGGATCGTGCTGATCGAGCCGCTGGCCCGGCGGGTGGACTGGCTGGACGAGGTGCTCGACGACCTCGCCCTCGACGTCACCGTCGAGCGGGGGCGCGCCGAGGAGCCCGCCGTTCTGCGACGATGGGAGGGCGCGGACGTGGTCACCGCCCGGGCCGTCGGGCCGCTCGCCCGGCTCGCGGGGCTCTGCCTGCCCCTGCTGCGGCCCGGAGGTGCGATGCTGGTGCTCAAGGGTGCCTCCGCGCCGGACGAGATCGCGCGTGACGCCGCGGCGGTCCGGACGCTCGGTGGCGGTGAGGCCCGGATCCACGAGGTGGGTGCCGGAGTCGTCGAACCCCTGACCACGGTGGTCGAGATCCCGCGCATCGGCGTGCCCCGCCGTCGAGGGAGGAAGGAACGGCGATGATGAGCAGGACACCGTCCTCGGCTGTTCCACGTGAAACATCGACGGAGAGAGGGTCGCGCGTGAGTCTCGGATGGACCCCCATCGCGGACGAGGCCGAGAGGGCCGCCCGCGTGCTGCACCCTGATCGTCACGGCATGCCACGACCCGCCGAACGACGTGTCCTGACCGTCGCCAACCAGAAGGGCGGCGTCGGCAAGACC
It contains:
- a CDS encoding protein jag, with product MPATAKGPAEGADVQDKPSGEDLLIQEGDVAGDYLERLLDILDYDGDIDLDVEGGRAVVSIEGSENDADLQKLVGEKGAVLESLQELARLAVQQQLGSRSRLMLDIGGWRRRRRDELTELGLETAKEVKASGEAVRLRPMTPFERKVVHDAVATVKGVVSESEGEEPRRQVVVHKK
- the rsmG gene encoding 16S rRNA (guanine(527)-N(7))-methyltransferase RsmG → MSGPDQLPTPEVARKVFGERTEPAARYVEHLATSGIERGLIGPRERDRLWDRHVLNCAVLAEVVPPDAKVVDVGSGAGLPGIPLALARPDLRIVLIEPLARRVDWLDEVLDDLALDVTVERGRAEEPAVLRRWEGADVVTARAVGPLARLAGLCLPLLRPGGAMLVLKGASAPDEIARDAAAVRTLGGGEARIHEVGAGVVEPLTTVVEIPRIGVPRRRGRKERR